Proteins encoded within one genomic window of Gadus chalcogrammus isolate NIFS_2021 chromosome 6, NIFS_Gcha_1.0, whole genome shotgun sequence:
- the LOC130384971 gene encoding glial cell line-derived neurotrophic factor-like produces MKLWDSLTTCLFLLSSVHTSPRTQPRRPPPSTSDPPERPLETPPVKIRLSINPAANTRVFTDRDDLERMADTEQSAVEERLAECLDGAVDAVRVTVSRKPRTASPSPSPSSSPSTPPPNARVNLSSRARHRRGRKTAVSERSSRGGRGGGGGGGGGRGGGGGGGGAKGARRRNGKRGRGGQGCRLKQIHLNVTDLGLGYQSEEEMIFRYCSGPCRKSETNYDKILHNIAHDRRLGARDAPPNPCCRPIAFDDNLSFLDDNLVYHTIRKHSARKCGCV; encoded by the exons ATGAAGTTATGGGATAGCCTGACCACTTGTTTGTTTCTGCTGAGCTCCGTGCACACGAGCCCCCGGACACAACCGCGCCGACCACCGCCGTCCACCTCAGATCCCCCCGAGAGACCCCTCGAAACGCCGCCAGTTAAGATCCGATTATCAATAAATCCAGCTGCCAACACCCGAGTCTTCACGGACCGAGACGATCTAGAAAGGATGGCAGATACTGAACAAA GCGCGGTGGAGGAGCGCCTGGCAGAGTGTCTGGACGGTGCCGTGGACGCCGTCCGAGTGACTGTCAGCAGAAAGCCCCGCactgcctctccttctccttccccttcgtcctccccctccacccccccgcccaACGCCAGGGTCAACCTGAGCTCCAGGGCTCGCCacagaagggggaggaagacggcagtgagtgagaggagcagtaggggaggaagaggaggaggaggaggaggaggaggaggaagaggaggaggaggaggaggaggaggagctaaaggggccaggaggaggaatgggaaaagaggaagagggggacaGGGCTGCAGGCTGAAGCAGATCCATCTCAACGTGACAGACCTGGGTCTGGGCTACCAGTCCGAGGAGGAGATGATATTCAGGTACTGCTCTGGGCCGTGTCGGAAGTCCGAGACAAACTATGACAAGATCCTTCACAACATCGCTCACGACAGGAGGCTGGGCGCCAGAGACGCGCCCCCCAACCCCTGCTGCCGCCCGATAGCATTCGACGATAACCTATCCTTTCTGGACGACAACCTGGTGTACCACACCATACGGAAGCACTCTGCCAGGAAGTGCGGTTGCGTGTAG